The Cervus elaphus chromosome 12, mCerEla1.1, whole genome shotgun sequence DNA window TTAGTGATAAGGGTCATATTGCTTTACATTTGTGTGAATCTCTTTAATATCTAGACTCATACAAGAAGCTGGGTACTCATCTGCTTTTACATTTAATATGTTATATGTTGTTTTGGTTGAGATGTATGATGAGAATCCAACCTCTCTTAGATAATCTCAGACCCTCTGAAGGGATTTCAAAGGCTCCCAAACATCTTTGGAGCACACTTGGAGAATCACTGCTGTAAAGTATATACTTTAAAGTATTTGCAAGTGGAACTTCTAGGTCATCCATGTATCTTCCACTTTATTAGACGATGccacattgttttccaaagtggttgtgtcAACTTACATATCCACCAGGGATGTACAAGGGATCTTGTTGTTCTATTTACTCACCAACATCTGGTATTGTATTTCTAAAAATTGGTCTATCTGCCTTTCTGGTGGTGTGTGCTATATTCATTATGGCCTTAatctttattcatccattctcTGTATTGCCACTTGATCCATGAAGAAATGGAGGTTTAGAAGAGCAATGTTACTTGCCAAAAGTGAAGAGTAAGAAAATAGAATCCAAGTTTTCTCCTTTGAAACTCAGTCTTCTTTCCACTCACAGATACAAATACTACTTCTTTTTCTGACCGAGTGTTACCGAAAGCGAGGTACAGCTGCTTGGCACTAGAAAGCTGAAACTCAAGAGCAAGATTGGTTGGACGGGAAGGTTTGCTTTGTTTTGGAGACTGGCAATCAACAGGGAGAGGCAGACTTGTGTCCAAAGGCCAAAGCCCCACTGACAATGAGTGAGCAAGACCTTTTAAAGGGGAGTCTCAAGGGTGTataggtggagggagggggctatACATGCAAAAACAGCAGTCAACTTTGACAGTCTTCTTGAAATCAGTCACGCAGTGGTCTGGTcagtgtcatcttgattgttttaagtacagtaaATCTTCATCTCCAGTCAGTCTGTTCCTATTCCTTTGATGCCAGTTCTTGGAATCGTGGTAGCTTATGTCATGGGGAGTttgtgacagacagggaggcctggcgtgctgcaattcatggggtcacaaagagtcggacgcgcctgagcgactgaaatgaactgaactgatgtcatggatacagtctggtcatcatgtagttaatttCTTCTAACTGGTGGGGGTTTCATTTTCTACAAGACAGCtcaaaggatatggctcagaatattatctatagcccttgagaaagaactaaaggtccttgacatTGTTTAATAACTAAACTTTGTTATTTTGTCttgtctgttttcctttgtttctgcatttttttcacttctctgattagATTTATTTTTGACCAAAGTATTTCTACAGACTAAGGGCAGGCTGAGGACATTAGGAGTTGAGGGAAGGGGTTGTCTatcctgggaaggccccatagggtcctgcccCCATTCACTTGTTCTCAGAAAGGTACAGTCTCCCCCAAATCTCATTTCCTAGGGGCTCCTTTTCCCCTGCAGAGGCTTTGGGCACCCAAGGCCATTAAAGATCCTACATCTCTCCATCCCCCTTTCCATAAGCCCCTCTTCCCTGCCTGGTTCCTACCCACGTGCTTATTATATGCTGCTTATTATATGACAAGACTCTTACACAGCATTTTTCAAATAGTAACCATCTGGgttaagtactattattatcctcattttacagttgcAAAGACTCAAAGAGAGAGCTTAAGCAGACAGTTTAAGGTCAAGCGGCTAATAAATAACAGAGTAGGGATTAGAAGTCCTGAAGTCTTGTGGTCAGAGAATTCGCACTCCCAGCAAAGCTGCTTCCCCTCAAATTTGTTATTATTCACAGGAAAACTCTCCGGAAATCGCGGAGCGCTCTCCTTCCGGGCACGCGCCCCTGAAGGCCAGGagaccccttccttcctccctcccggCGGCTCCCCCGGCGCTCAGCGGTTGCAGAAGCACGCCCCACCTACCTCCGGCCACGCCCCCTCTCCGGGCCCGCCCCGCCACGCACGCCACGCTGGCCCCGCCTCTCGGCCCGGGGCTGGCGGGGGCAGAGCTGACGCCTCGCGAGCTTCCACGTAGGCACTCCAACGCCTCTCCCCGCGGCCCGGGGCGAGTACATCCGGGTCGCGGGAGCAGGCGCCCCAGGCCCCGCCTCGTCTCCCCCGAGCCTTAGTACCCGCTTCCGGCCGTCGCAGGCCTTTTCCGCCTGTTTTCTGCCGGCCCTGTTTCCGCTCTCCGGGTCGTTCTGGCCTCTGCGCCCTGGTGCCTCAGTACTTTCCGCCGTACCCAGGGACTCCCTCTGCATTTCGACTGTCTCCGGGGCTCGGAGCCACGCGGCGGTGCGTCTTGGCGGCGCCGCCCGGACCGAGGCCTGCCGCGCCGCGGCGAGTTCGTGCAGACCTGACCCCGTGTCTCCCCAGCTCCGTTGAGGCCGCCGCCTCGGGATGCCCTGGCTGGGGTCCGCGCCGCGCTGGGCGGCCGCCGCGGGCCGTTGGGGCTGCAGGCTGCTCGTGCTGCTGCTGTTCCTGGTGCCGGGCCCCGGCGGCGCCTCCGAGATCACCTTCGAGCTGCCGGACAATGCCAAGCAGTGTTTCTACGAGGACATCACGCAGGGCACCAAGTGCACTCTCGAGTTCCAGGTACTGCGGGCGCAGGCAGCTGCCGGCCGCAGCGCGCGGGTCCAGGGCCGAGGCCGTTTGCTCTTTCTGTCTCTCATTTCAGGATCACATCTAGGTAGCCGATGCAGGCCGTTTGGCTTTCCTTTCTGA harbors:
- the LOC122704944 gene encoding SH3 domain-binding protein 1-like isoform X1, which encodes MRENSPEIAERSPSGHAPLKARRPLPSSLPAAPPALSGCRSTPHLPPATPPLRARPATHATLAPPLGPGLAGAELTPRELPRRHSNASPRGPGRVHPGRGSRRPRPRLVSPEP